In Candidatus Cohnella colombiensis, one DNA window encodes the following:
- a CDS encoding YitT family protein, translating into MKKISVIGPYIMMLLSAVFFACGFQLLLIPEQLLSGGVSGVAMIIGYVSGWDIGWLYFALNVPILLWGYQILGRNFISLSIVNVIATSIAMQLLPINDITNDRVLSAVFGGVLVGLGSAITLRFGGSSGGFDIIASIISRRRDIPIGLLIIGLNALVVIALGVFQRDWNAALYSMLAIYIAGKVIDLIHTPHHKITAFIVTRHPQKLVERLLSMPRGVTILKTRGAYTQEEHDMLMTVTTRYELAELRKIIRTIDERAFVNIVQTIDVLGEFRRNN; encoded by the coding sequence ATGAAGAAGATCTCCGTAATTGGACCCTATATAATGATGTTGCTTAGTGCAGTTTTTTTTGCCTGTGGATTTCAATTGCTGCTCATTCCAGAACAACTACTGAGTGGCGGGGTGTCGGGAGTCGCGATGATCATTGGTTACGTAAGCGGATGGGATATCGGCTGGCTTTATTTTGCCCTAAACGTGCCGATTTTGCTCTGGGGATATCAAATTTTAGGACGAAATTTTATTTCGCTGAGCATCGTGAATGTTATCGCAACTTCCATAGCCATGCAACTATTACCGATTAACGATATAACCAATGATCGCGTGTTATCAGCCGTCTTTGGAGGTGTCCTTGTCGGCTTAGGAAGCGCGATCACATTGCGATTCGGAGGTTCGTCTGGCGGATTCGATATTATCGCTTCCATTATTTCACGTCGCAGAGACATTCCAATCGGACTTCTCATCATCGGCTTGAATGCACTTGTGGTCATTGCTCTCGGTGTATTTCAACGGGATTGGAATGCTGCACTATATTCTATGCTAGCGATCTATATCGCGGGAAAAGTAATTGATCTTATCCATACCCCACATCATAAAATTACTGCATTTATCGTTACACGACACCCACAGAAGCTAGTAGAGCGATTACTATCCATGCCTAGAGGTGTAACGATCTTGAAGACGCGTGGAGCATACACCCAGGAAGAGCATGATATGCTCATGACCGTCACGACCCGCTACGAGCTAGCTGAGTTACGAAAAATAATTCGGACAATCGATGAACGTGCATTCGTGAATATCGTTCAAACCATCGATGTACTTGGTGAATTTAGACGCAACAATTAA
- a CDS encoding putative glycoside hydrolase, whose protein sequence is MDIILSLFLIFNNLIGGNHSDAPPKIETAFNVLLTTFNEHIQTTGQTETDPNESTIEDPIPLDPMKDPQPDAPKIKGIYVTAHSAGGEKLAKLIDLLDRTELNAMVIDLKDDLGNITYMTENTHLQELGSPKRYIKDMEKLITTLDEHEIYPIARIVVFKDTVLASTHPEWSFIQKDGSIWMNGNKDKFVNPYRQEVWEYNVEVAKEAAKFGFKEIQFDYVRFPEGFEKKADSLTYDTNELSRVDIVTGFVEYAKKELAPLGVRVSVDIFGYAAAVPAAEGIGQDFVKISNAVDVISPMVYPSHYTTGWYKQKDPDKAPYEIIKGSMLDTHTKLDPLGEDQPIIRPWIQDFTASWLGSGHYTKYGVTEVNAQIQALRDTGIDEYLLWNAKNNFTEGVNH, encoded by the coding sequence ATGGATATTATTTTATCTTTATTTTTAATTTTCAACAATTTAATCGGTGGCAATCATTCTGATGCACCTCCAAAGATTGAAACGGCATTCAACGTTTTACTGACGACATTCAATGAGCATATTCAAACCACTGGTCAAACCGAGACCGACCCAAATGAAAGCACAATTGAAGATCCAATCCCTCTAGATCCGATGAAAGACCCACAACCAGACGCACCTAAAATTAAAGGGATCTATGTTACTGCTCATAGTGCTGGAGGAGAAAAGTTAGCTAAGCTTATTGATCTGCTTGATCGGACCGAGCTTAACGCGATGGTTATCGATCTTAAGGACGATCTAGGAAACATTACTTATATGACTGAGAATACGCATCTTCAGGAGCTTGGCTCACCGAAGCGATACATTAAAGATATGGAAAAGTTAATTACAACACTTGATGAGCATGAAATTTATCCGATTGCGCGAATCGTTGTATTTAAGGATACCGTGCTTGCGAGTACACATCCCGAATGGTCCTTCATTCAAAAAGACGGTTCGATTTGGATGAATGGCAATAAAGATAAATTCGTGAACCCTTATCGCCAAGAGGTATGGGAGTATAACGTTGAAGTCGCGAAGGAAGCTGCCAAGTTTGGATTTAAAGAAATTCAATTTGATTATGTTAGATTCCCTGAAGGCTTCGAGAAAAAGGCAGACTCGCTTACGTATGATACCAATGAACTTAGTCGTGTGGATATCGTTACAGGATTCGTCGAATATGCCAAGAAGGAGCTTGCTCCATTAGGAGTTAGAGTATCGGTTGACATTTTCGGCTATGCTGCAGCAGTTCCCGCCGCAGAAGGAATTGGTCAAGATTTCGTGAAAATATCTAACGCAGTCGATGTCATCAGTCCAATGGTGTACCCAAGTCACTATACGACTGGTTGGTATAAGCAAAAGGATCCAGACAAAGCACCTTATGAAATCATCAAAGGCTCCATGCTCGATACCCATACGAAGCTCGACCCACTTGGGGAAGATCAGCCGATCATTCGTCCATGGATTCAAGACTTTACTGCAAGCTGGCTAGGAAGCGGTCATTACACGAAGTACGGAGTTACAGAGGTTAATGCTCAAATTCAAGCTTTACGAGATACCGGTATCGACGAATACTTGCTGTGGAACGCGAAGAACAATTTTACTGAAGGTGTAAATCATTAA
- a CDS encoding DEAD/DEAH box helicase has product MNTFTQFGLEQDVLQAISEMGFEEATPIQAKAIPVAIAGKDMIGQAQTGTGKTAAFGIPLISKIAASEDRIVALIMAPTRELAIQVAEEIEKLGRFKGLRSLAIYGGQDISRQIRSLKRKPQIIIGTPGRLLDHINRKTIRLDDVRTVILDEADEMLDMGFMEDIQSILKLVPDERQTLLFSATMPSNIQRLAQQFLRNPEHISVMSKVVSAPSIQQFYVEVQERMKFDGLCRLLDMEPPELAIIFGRTKRRVAELSEALMKRGYACDGLHGDLSQNQRDTVMRKFRDGSIDVLVATDVAARGLDVSGVTHVINFDLPQDPESYVHRIGRTGRAGKEGTSWSFVTARETDHLHFIEKVTRHRITKKILPTLSEAMEGKQKLMAERIMETVGSEEDLTAYRWVAMQLLEQYDSVQLLAAAMKLLTSDKKDVNVELTPEDPIRSKKRKFEGSRGGSGGGYGGSGGRRYGGSSGGGSGGYRQGQGRSDSRGGSSSSYGQRKPYNGSSSRNSGREEGNRGGRSERRDDSRSSSSRSNSENFVNI; this is encoded by the coding sequence TTGAATACTTTTACGCAATTTGGTTTGGAGCAGGACGTGCTACAAGCCATCTCGGAGATGGGGTTTGAAGAGGCTACCCCAATCCAAGCCAAAGCCATTCCGGTTGCAATCGCTGGTAAAGATATGATCGGGCAGGCTCAGACAGGCACAGGGAAAACAGCAGCCTTCGGAATCCCACTAATCAGCAAGATTGCCGCATCGGAAGATCGGATTGTCGCTTTAATTATGGCGCCAACTCGCGAACTAGCCATTCAAGTGGCTGAAGAAATTGAGAAGCTTGGACGTTTCAAGGGACTTCGTTCCTTGGCTATATATGGCGGTCAAGACATCTCACGTCAAATCCGCTCGTTGAAGCGGAAACCGCAAATCATTATCGGAACACCAGGACGTTTGCTCGATCACATTAACCGTAAGACGATTCGACTTGACGATGTTCGAACTGTAATCTTGGATGAAGCAGATGAAATGCTTGACATGGGCTTTATGGAAGATATCCAATCGATCCTAAAGCTTGTTCCAGACGAGCGTCAAACGTTGTTGTTCTCAGCAACGATGCCGTCGAACATCCAAAGACTGGCACAGCAGTTCCTTCGGAATCCTGAACATATTTCAGTGATGTCCAAGGTCGTTAGTGCACCATCGATTCAACAATTTTATGTTGAAGTTCAAGAGCGGATGAAATTCGATGGACTTTGCAGATTGCTTGATATGGAACCACCTGAACTTGCAATCATATTTGGTCGGACGAAGCGTCGTGTTGCTGAATTGTCTGAAGCACTCATGAAGCGTGGATATGCATGTGATGGGTTGCATGGTGATCTCTCACAAAATCAACGCGACACCGTGATGCGGAAATTCCGCGATGGTAGCATTGATGTTCTAGTTGCAACAGATGTTGCTGCACGTGGCCTTGATGTTTCGGGCGTAACACATGTTATCAACTTCGACTTGCCACAAGATCCTGAAAGCTATGTTCACCGTATCGGCCGTACAGGACGTGCAGGTAAAGAAGGTACTTCATGGTCGTTCGTTACAGCACGTGAAACGGATCATCTTCATTTCATCGAGAAAGTAACACGTCATCGGATTACTAAGAAGATTTTGCCAACGTTGTCTGAGGCAATGGAAGGCAAACAAAAGCTTATGGCTGAACGTATTATGGAAACTGTAGGTAGTGAGGAAGATCTAACTGCTTATAGATGGGTTGCTATGCAATTGCTTGAGCAATATGATTCCGTCCAATTGCTTGCAGCTGCGATGAAGCTACTTACAAGCGATAAGAAGGATGTTAATGTTGAGTTAACACCGGAAGATCCTATTCGTTCGAAAAAGCGTAAGTTTGAAGGTTCTCGTGGTGGCTCAGGCGGAGGCTATGGTGGCAGTGGTGGACGTCGTTACGGTGGTAGCAGTGGCGGTGGCAGTGGCGGTTACCGTCAAGGTCAAGGTCGCAGCGATTCCCGTGGAGGCTCCAGCTCCAGTTATGGTCAACGTAAGCCGTACAATGGAAGCAGTAGTCGCAATAGCGGACGTGAAGAAGGTAATCGCGGTGGTCGATCAGAGCGTCGTGATGATTCACG
- a CDS encoding ABC transporter permease, protein MWTTIEQITPYAIIFTIPLLITALGGLFSERSGIVNIGLEGLMIIGAFAGAFVIFKVQQAMPGNKWAIWIGLLAAIVAGALFSLLHAFASINLSANQVISGTAINMVAGALTIFLARNMTGSGNIRISRGLLPFDFPLLSDIPIIGPLFFTKMYATTWLVLIIVMLSAYVLYKTPFGLRLRACGEHPHAAEAAGINVMKYRYIGVLLSGAFAGLGGGVIIVSYAGEFTGTVSGLGFLALASLIFGQWRPLGIIAATFFFGFASTVANVSQVIPSLASIPPVLLKIFPYVVTLIALIVFSKSSRAPKAAGEPFDSSKR, encoded by the coding sequence ATGTGGACAACAATTGAGCAAATTACTCCCTACGCGATAATTTTTACGATTCCACTTCTCATTACAGCTTTAGGTGGATTATTCAGCGAACGAAGCGGAATTGTTAATATTGGGCTTGAAGGGTTAATGATTATTGGTGCTTTCGCTGGTGCATTCGTTATCTTTAAAGTACAGCAAGCGATGCCGGGTAATAAGTGGGCGATATGGATTGGGCTTCTAGCTGCGATAGTCGCGGGTGCGTTATTTTCGCTCTTGCATGCGTTTGCCAGTATAAATCTAAGTGCCAACCAAGTTATTAGTGGTACAGCCATTAATATGGTCGCTGGTGCATTGACGATATTTCTTGCTCGCAACATGACAGGTAGCGGTAATATTCGGATTTCACGGGGGTTACTCCCTTTCGATTTTCCTCTGTTATCGGATATTCCGATTATAGGTCCTTTGTTCTTTACGAAGATGTATGCGACAACTTGGTTAGTTCTAATCATTGTAATGCTTAGTGCTTATGTGTTGTATAAAACGCCATTCGGACTTCGATTGAGAGCTTGTGGCGAGCATCCACATGCAGCTGAAGCAGCAGGAATTAATGTTATGAAGTACCGTTATATTGGTGTTCTACTGTCAGGTGCGTTCGCGGGGCTAGGTGGAGGGGTTATCATCGTCTCGTATGCAGGTGAATTTACAGGAACCGTATCAGGGCTAGGCTTCTTGGCGCTTGCATCGTTAATCTTTGGACAGTGGAGACCGCTCGGAATTATTGCTGCAACATTCTTCTTCGGATTTGCAAGCACAGTAGCTAACGTTTCGCAGGTCATTCCAAGTCTGGCATCGATTCCTCCAGTGCTGCTGAAGATATTCCCGTACGTAGTCACACTTATAGCCTTGATTGTATTCTCCAAGAGCTCACGTGCACCTAAAGCAGCAGGTGAGCCATTCGATTCGAGCAAACGTTAA